CAAGTATCGAGCTTCTCGACATAGTTGAGCCAAGCAACGAAATAGAGGCCTGCACAGACTTTATCCATGAGGTATGGGAGCTTCCTGAGAATTTTATTGGCCTCACTGGAATTCAAGGTGAAGGATGCTATTTATATGATAAAAATAACGGCGAAGTTTTAGATTTCGACCTAGCAAAGCGAGATGAGTTTTTAGCTGGAGAGTACGAATTAAAATGGAAAAGCTTTTTTGAGTTCTTAACATGGTACTTATCTTAACAAAGGATTAATCCCCCTCTAACAGCGTAAACCTGCAATATAATTTGACATATAGTCGAATAGTATTGGCGCAAGTTATAACGCGCAACTTGGTGAACTTTGAGCCGATATACCCGCCATATGTTGGCGCTGATGATATTTTGACCCAGACTGCCAAAAATCATTAACCCATGCGAATACTCAGCAAACGATTATCTTGCGCGGGATTTCAGAGTCTACCTATGGGAAAGTCAAAATCAGCATCTTGGATCAAATTTGTATCAGCACCAACAATCAAGATTCCAGTGCCGCTTCACTCAAGCAGGAGCAAGCGACGCCGCGCGCGGGTCGCCCAAGATGCTATGCCAGTAGAGCGGATAGCTTAGCTCGTCGTCATTGTTACCGAGTCCGGTCGCGCGGTTTTCGTAGATAGAATGTAACGCATAAGCATCGTCGATCAGAGACACTGACTTTTCTCCTAGCACTGTTGAAGCGATCCCATGACTTTAGGCGTGAGTAGACGTTTAGAGTGTAATTTCCCATGTCTACTAACCATGAGGGTCCTTTCGCTTTTGTAAGTTTGGAGTTGACCGCATTGCGGCACCGTGGCCTCCAGCGAGCAATCCAGAAGGCTCTTCTAGAGTGGTATGCGCAACAATCTCTAGATAGCGCCCGATTATGCCCACTCGAGAAACCAGCTTTTCTCGCGCGTCCTTGATAATCCGCCCCTGAATCAGCCACTTGTTCG
The sequence above is drawn from the Pseudomonas sp. FP2196 genome and encodes:
- a CDS encoding SMI1/KNR4 family protein — encoded protein: MIPSHLVKLIEKQPGDIHRENKDSVIHALNTLGISLDSEIGEFFLSYVITFFQGSTSSIELLDIVEPSNEIEACTDFIHEVWELPENFIGLTGIQGEGCYLYDKNNGEVLDFDLAKRDEFLAGEYELKWKSFFEFLTWYLS